The genomic window GAGAATTCGAGAAAAATCACCCGAACTCTTATTACTCGATCGAACCGTTTATGATAATTATCTTTATACTCTTTTGTATTGTCGAAGGAGTGACCATTCGGAGTTATTTGATAGGATAACGAAAAGATTTTATGAATACCTTATATCACAACCCTATCAGCAAATTATTTATCTTTTACCCCATGGAACCAAGAATTATGATGAATTTCGCGCCAGTGAAGATTTAAACAACCAAGAGGTTCAGGATGTAGTTTTAAGGTTACTTACCAGTTTTTCATTAGATCGTATAAAATGGGTTACTACGACTTCTCTTGAAGAAAGATTTGGGTATTTGGTTTTCCTTATTGATGGTTGGTTGAAAAAGAAAAATTTATTACCAGTGTAAATGCATTTATAAGTTTAATCAATGCTTTTATCTCTTATAAAAAAAAGAGTTATGCATCGATTTATTGTTCCTGCTCATCATGTGATAGAAAAGATTGTGTTATACTATGAATTGCGACTCAATTCTCATCAAATAATTATTATGAGTATAAGCTTGAAAGACGAAACCGACTATACTCAAAACCAATTTCGAATTAATATGGGGAGGATATTAAATGGATGCATTAAAACTTGCTGGATTGTGGAAAACAAGAGATAGAAATGGGAATGTTTTTTTAAGTGGTCGATTAAACACCATGAATAAAATTCTCATATTACCCAATACCGGCAAACAGAAGGATGAGGATCCGGATTATTTTTTTTATATTGCACCCCTTAAGCCAAGGCGGCCTGATGGATCTAGAAAAAAGGAAGGAAATCCTCGTGAAATTCGTAGAAATGTAGCGCAAGATAATACTCAAAAAAACTCTGAACCAGCAGAATCTTAAATTGATGAATTATATAATTATTTCTAGGTCAAGCCTAATTAATTAAAATACGTTTCTTTAATAGAATCTTTTAGGTTAGAGCGAAGGTATCTGGAAATTTAGCTATTTCCAAGAGTAAGTCATTTTTGATGAATTAAAAAAGTATAGCTTTGGAGTAACGAATACGAATAAATATTTCGGGATAAATTAAAAAATATATACAAATTTGCGTTACAATTAAGATAGAAAATAAATTTATTGGGAGGAGGGGTATTATGGCTTGGCAAATAGAAAAAAATTCAGAAAAGAAAATCTGCTTCATATGTGGATTTGCAATTCAACCTTATGTACCCTGTGTATGCCGCGAGGAAGACGAAAAAGTTGTCGAGTGTGCTCATCTTTCCTGTTTCAAAAAACAACACCCAGAAGAATTTGAACAACTTCAAAAATAATGTGGTAGTCATTAATAGAGTGAGTATAACTTCAAGATTTTAATTATTTTTCTGTGAATAAGAAGGGATAGAATAAACAAATCTTGTAGTTCCTGAATATTGCATCAGGTAAGTAATTACTCCGTTAAACGTGGTTAGGTGAATAGTTCTATATGATATTGGTTTTTTGGTAAGTTGTTCTTTTTTTAATTAAGGATTGGGTAATAGCTGACCCCTTAACTCTCCAATTTGATGAAGTAAAGTATCAACCTGCACAAAAACTCTTCGGTTTTCTATTTCTTGGATTAATGTAGAAAGAGGGAATCCTTTTAATCTACCCGCCAGTCGATCTTCAGTAATAATTCCTTCGGCAAGAACCCCCTCAAATAGTCCTTTATATTTTAACGGAGTTGGTGGAGGAGTTTCTGGAAAAAGCCACACAATTAGAGAACCTTCTTTTCCTGGAGAACCCAAACGTAAAGTTACCATTAACACATCATAAATATTATAAACTTCAACTCGATAGCTGATTTGATTCATTTCTTGGTTCAAACCAAAAAAAGCTTTTCCAAAGGCTCCGGTATTTTGTGGCGGTATAGCCTCATCTCCAGATAGCATTGCCACATATTGATAATTTTGGCTTATTGGAATAGGTTCAATTGCCAGGGTTGTTAATGTTCCCAAAAAGATTAGACTCAAAACCGCCAAGAGGAAAGTGTAGGTTTTCATTTTTAACCACCTTTTTCTTGTGATTATTCAAGACAATAAAACTGTTTCTGGTAAATTCAAAGCAAGCTGTGAATAAGGTGCTGCGGAGAAATATAATGTCTTTTTATAAAAAATGAATATCTTTTTCTAATTCTTATTATACAATATCAGAAGAATTATTTTAGGCAGGTAAAACTGCAGCGCTTGTTGCCAGGATTGAATTTTAATTGAGGAATTAATTTTTTAAAGAGAGCGAGGAGTGTTGGATGCAATATTTATTAATTGCCTGTGATATTTTTGTAAGAGAAGTTTCTTATATCATTGCTTCTTCCTTGAGTACAATTAACGTTAAATTCTTAGAAAAAGGGCTTCACGAAAGACCTGATTACCTTAGAGAAATTTTGCAGAGAGAAATCGTCCAAGCGAGCCAGGGTGAATATAATTATGACGCGATATTGCTCGCCT from Candidatus Atribacteria bacterium ADurb.Bin276 includes these protein-coding regions:
- a CDS encoding CHRD domain protein, with protein sequence MKTYTFLLAVLSLIFLGTLTTLAIEPIPISQNYQYVAMLSGDEAIPPQNTGAFGKAFFGLNQEMNQISYRVEVYNIYDVLMVTLRLGSPGKEGSLIVWLFPETPPPTPLKYKGLFEGVLAEGIITEDRLAGRLKGFPLSTLIQEIENRRVFVQVDTLLHQIGELRGQLLPNP